AGGCCGCCTCGGCGGACTCCTTCATCACCTCCCCCAGCTGGCCGGTGAGCTTGAGGGCCCCTTTGCCGGGCATGCGCAGCACCTCGATGAAGAGGATGTCGCCGCCGGTGGGGGTCCAGGCCAGGCCGGTGGCCACCCCGGGTTCGGGCCGATCCAGGGCCGCCTCCCGGAAAAACCGGGGCGGCCCCAGATAGGTGGCCAGGTCGTTGACATCAATCTCCACCCGCTCTTTTAAGCCCTCCACGATCTCCCGGCCGGCGGCCCGGCACAGGGCCGCGATCTCCCGCTCCAGGTTTCTCAGCCCCGCCTCACGGGTATAACGGGCGATGAGCTGGCGGGCCGCCTCCTCAGTGAGGCGGAACTGCTCCGGCGTGAGGCCGTGGGCTTCCAGCTGCCGGGGGATGAGGTACTTAAAAGTAATCTCGATCTTCTCCTCTTCGGTATAGCCGGGCAGCTCCAGCACCTCCATGCGGTCCCGCAGGGCCGGCGGGATGGGGTCCAGGAGGTTGGCGGTGGTGATGAACATCACCTTGGAGAGGTCAAAGCCCACATCCAGGTAGTGGTCGGAGAAGGAGTGGTTCTGCTCCGGGTCCAGGACCTCCAGAAGCGCGGCGGCCGGGTCGCCCCGGAAATCCGCCCCGATCTTGTCCACCTCATCCAGGATGAAGACGGGGTTGTTGGAGCCGGCCCGGCGCATGGACTGGATGATGCGACCGGGAAGGGCTCCCACGTAGGTGCGGCGGTGTCCCCGGATTTCGGCTTCATCCCTGACCCCGCCCAAGGAGAGGCGCACGAATTTGCGCCCCAGGGCCCGGGCGATGGAGCGCCCCAGCGACGTCTTGCCGGTCCCCGGCGGCCCCACAAAGCACAAGATAGGCCCTTTCATGTCCGGCTTGAGCTTGCGCACCGCCAGATACTCGAGGATGCGCTTTTTCACCTTCTCCAGGTCGTAGTGGTCCTCGTCCAGGATCTTCCGGGCCTGGGCCAGGTCCAGGTTGTCCTCAGTGCTCACACTCCAGGGGAGTTCGATCATCCACTCCAGGTAGTTGCGGATGACCTGGTGGTCCGGGGAGGTGGGCGGGGTGCGCTTAAGGCGGGCCAGCTCCCGCTCCGCCTCCTTCAGGGCGTGGGGCGGCAGATGGGCCTCCTCCAGCCGGAATTTCAGTTCCTCAATCTCCCGGGTGCGCTCATCGGTGCCCCCCAGCTCCTTTTCCAGGATTTTGATCTGCTCCCGGAGGAAATACTCCCGCTGGGCCTTGTCCATCTCGCTTTTGACCTGGGCCTGGATCTTCTTCCCCAGCTCCAGGATCTCCAGCTCCCGGTTGACATGGGCCAGCACTTTGTGCAGGCGGGCCTTGACATCAATGGTCTCGAGCAGAGCCTGCTTGTCGGCTTTGCTGATGTTGAGGCTGCCGGCGGCGATGTCCGCCAACACCCGGGGGTCGCTCAGCTCCCGCACCAGCGGCCCCAGCTCCGAGGGCAGATACGGCGAAAGCTCCAGCATCTTGAGAAAGAGGCCCTTGAGGTTGGAGACCAGGGCCTCGATCTCCATGTCCGGCTCGTAGTCTTCGCTCAGACCCTCCACCTCGGCGGTGAGGTAAGGCTCGTAGCCCACAAAATGAATCAGCCGGAAGCGGTAGAGCCCCTGGATGAGGAGGCGCACCGAGCCGTCGTCGGGCTTGCGCATCTTGAGAATGACCGCCGCGGTGCCGGTGGTGAAGAGGTTGTCGGGGCCATAGCCCGTGGCGCCCTCCTGCCGGGAGGACAGCACCCCGAAGATCTTGTCGTGCATCAGGACGTCGTCCACCAGCTTCTGCCCGGCCTCGTCCCACACCGCCAGAGGCATGATGATGCGGGGGAAAAGGACAATGTCCGAGGTGGGCAGAATGGGCAGGACCAGCCTGCCGGGCGGCGGGCCGCCTGCCGGAGCGCGATCATGGTTATTGCCGTGATTGGTCTCAGAAGTCATATATCGTTACCTTTCCTGGTCGTCGTCGGCAGTGGAGACGGTGACCCGGATGCGCCGGGCGGTGGGCCGGGGAAGTTCCACTTCCAGGACCCCATGGAGACAGCGGGCCTCCACTGCCTCGGGGTCCACGGCAATGGGCAGGAGGAAGCGGCGTTCAAAGACGCCGGTCACCATCTCGTGTTGCAGGATGCGGGCGGTGCCCGGCGGGGGGCTCAGGCGCCGGCGGCCCTGGATCACCAGTTCCTGGCCGGAAAGCGACAGGCTCAGGTCCTCGGGCGGAATGCCCGCCACCTCCAGGCGCAGGACCAGACCGGCCGCGGTCTCAAAGAGGTCGGCCGCCGGCCGGAAAGATGGGACGGTCGGCCAGCCCGGCCAAAGCTGCCTCAAGGCCCGGGCCCGATCCTCCAGGCTTTCCAGATCCCGCAGAATGCGGATTTTGATGAAGCGGTGCATGGATGCCTCAAGTCAAAGTCATAACACTATTTTAAAAATAATAACCTCTGGGCGGGGGACAAGGGCAGGGGTGGGGTTTTTCCGCCAGACCGGGCAAGCGGGGAAGATGGGCGGGGTGCGGCTCACACATCAGGGCGGGAGAGACCGGGGGGAGATGCGCCGATGCACGGGAGACCGGCGATAAGCTCGCCCGCGGCAGGACTGCCAGGGGGCTCAAGGTTCCCTGGCCCAGGACCAGGTGTGCGGGTCTGACAAAAGGCCCAGAAGGGAAGGCCTCAGGCCCTTCAGATCCTGGTGGGCCAGATAGAGGCTGTCGAGATGGTAGAGGAAGACCCCGGGCGGATCCTCCCGCATCACTTCCTGGATCTGCCAGTACATGGCCCGCCGGGCCGAAAGCTCCAGGGTCCGCCGGGCCTTCTCCAGAAGCTCATCCACCCGCGGGTTATGGTAGGAGAGAAAATTCCACTTGCCCTCCCCGGTCTTGGAGGAGTGCCAGACATTGTAGAGGTCCGGGTCGGGGAGGTAATGGCGGTGCAGGAGCACCAGGTCGAATTCCTTCCGGGCGATGGCCCGGTAGCGGAAGGAGAGCCACTCATAGGTCTCAATCTTCACGGGGATGCCGAGCCGCTGGAGCTGGGACTGGATGATCTGCGCGGTGAGGGCATTCTCCCGGCTCTCAATATGGGTCACCAGGCGCAGGGGCGGCTGGCCGGCGGCCGTCCACCCCAGGGCGGCCAGTTCCTGCCGGGCGGCCTCGGGATCATACTCCGGGGCGGCAGGCGCCTCCGGGGAGAACCAGGCGCCGGGAGGGTAGGGGCCGGCGGCGGGCTGGGCCCACCCCTGCCACACCGCGTTGATGATGGCCTGCCGGTCGATGGCCCGGGACAATGCCCGGCGCACCCGGGGGTCCTGCAGGCGGGCTTCCCGGCAGTTGAAGCCCAGAAGGCCATAGCGCCCGGCAGGGCAGCGGTAGAGGCGCAACGGGCCCAGCCCCTGGCGCCCCCGGCTCAGGGTGAGATATTGCGTGGGAGTCACTTCCAGGAAGTCCAAGCGGCCGGCCCGGAGCTCCATTAGGGCGGTGACCGGGTCGGGATGGATGCTCAGGATCAGGGTGCGGATGGCCGGAGGGCCGCCATGGTACTCGGGGAAGGCCTCCAGCACCAGGCGCTGGCCGGCCAGCCACTCCTTGACCCGATAAGGTCCGGTGCCCGGCGGGGTGCGGCTGTGGGTGAGCTCCTCCCGCTCCTTAGGGGTCCGGGGCCGGGGCAAAAGCCCGAAGGTCCAGCTTTCGAGGCCGGAGGAATACACCTCCTCATAGCGTACCACCACTGTCTGCGGGTCAAGGGCCTGCACTTCCCGGACCGGACCGAAGTGGCTGAGGTGCGGGGTGGGAAGGGTGCCGGAGGTGAGGAGCTCATAGGTGAAGACCACGTCCTCGGCCCGGAACTCCCGGCCGTCATGCCAGCGCACCCCGGCCTTGAGGCGGAAGCGGATCTCCCGGCCGCCGTCCCGGATCTCCCAGGCCTCCGCCAGGTCCGGAGCGGCCTTAAGTTCCGGGGTCAGGCGCACCAGCCCGGGGTTGGTCCAGGCGCTGACGGTGTAGGACACCTGATCGGTGAGAAAGAGGGGATTGAGGGTGGCGGGCTCGGCAGTGAGCCCGAGGACCACCGTGTCGGCGCGAGGTGCCGGGGGCGGAGATGTGCATCCCGCCACCACCGCCAGGAGGAGAGCCGCCCCATACAGCCAGGCTCGCAGGCGAAGGACAGGGTGCCTGGTTTTGTCTCCCCCCTCCTGCGGTCCCTTGGCCATCCTCAGTATTTTAATTTGAGACCGCCGCCCACGGTGAAGGGCGCGGCCCGGTAGCCGAAACGCTCCTGATAGCGTTCATCCGTCAGGTTATGCAGAAAGCCATACAACTCCACGTGTTCCCGCCCCCGTAAGCGGATGGGCACGGAGCCTTCCAGGTCCAGAGTAACGTAAGCCGGCTGGCGCCGCACCCGCAGGTCGGTGTTGAACAGGGTGTTATTGTTGTAAATGACCTTCTGGTCGGAGACAAAACTGAGATACAGGGCAATTTTCTCGTTATATTTCCCTTTATATTGAATGCCGGCATTGATTTTATGGGCCGGCAGGGCCGGGACTTCCTTAAAACCACGATCCTGGGGGACCACAAAACGGTCCACCAGGGGATCGCCCGACACCCGGCTCTTCTGGAAGGTGTAATTGGCGAAGACGGTGAAACCCCAGGGCAGTTTGTGGGAGGCCTCCAGTTCAATGCCGTAGATGATGGCCCGGTCAATATTGTAGGAGACAAAATTGATCAGATCGAAATGAATGAAATCATTGATATAGTAAAAGTAGGGAGAGACCCCCAGCATGGTCTTGCCCCGCCAGTTATACTTGACGCCGCCTTGCAGGAGGAGGCCGTCCTCTTTTTTGAGGGGCAGGCGGCTGAAGACGTCGGCAAAATCGCTGTCCTGGGTGAAGTGCCAGTAATACTCCGGCGGGGTGGCCAGCCTTAAGGCCCGGGCCACGCTAAGATAGGCCAGGCTGTCCTCCCCCAGGAGATAAGTGAGTTTCAGGGAAGGGGACACCCCTTCCTGGGTCAGGTCCTGGCGGATGAGGTCCGGGGCGGCCCGCCCGGCCGGGCCGGGGGTGGCCTCCAGCCGGGAATAGCGCAACCCTGGGGTGAGGATCAGCTTGTCGGTGAGCTTCCAGTCGTCCATGAGATAGACGCCCAGGACCCGGGAATTGACATAGTTGCCGTTCTGGCGGACGAACCCGGGCCGGAAATAGCGGTAATCGTCGGGGAAGAGCTTGTCGCCCCGGTCCAGGAAGCGGCAGTAATCCACCCCCAGGGTAAAGGTGTGCGGCCCCCAGGGGTGACGGTAACGGCCGTCGAAACCGTAGGAATCATCGTCGAAAAAGGTCTTGTGAAACACCCGCCCCAGGGCGGCCCGGGTGTTGTAAGCTTCCCGCTGGCCGTAATTCTTCCAGAACCGGGCCTGAAAGAGGCCCTGGAGGATCTTTTGCTCGTAGTTCACATCGAAAATCACCCGC
This genomic window from Desulfobaccales bacterium contains:
- the lon gene encoding endopeptidase La encodes the protein MTSETNHGNNHDRAPAGGPPPGRLVLPILPTSDIVLFPRIIMPLAVWDEAGQKLVDDVLMHDKIFGVLSSRQEGATGYGPDNLFTTGTAAVILKMRKPDDGSVRLLIQGLYRFRLIHFVGYEPYLTAEVEGLSEDYEPDMEIEALVSNLKGLFLKMLELSPYLPSELGPLVRELSDPRVLADIAAGSLNISKADKQALLETIDVKARLHKVLAHVNRELEILELGKKIQAQVKSEMDKAQREYFLREQIKILEKELGGTDERTREIEELKFRLEEAHLPPHALKEAERELARLKRTPPTSPDHQVIRNYLEWMIELPWSVSTEDNLDLAQARKILDEDHYDLEKVKKRILEYLAVRKLKPDMKGPILCFVGPPGTGKTSLGRSIARALGRKFVRLSLGGVRDEAEIRGHRRTYVGALPGRIIQSMRRAGSNNPVFILDEVDKIGADFRGDPAAALLEVLDPEQNHSFSDHYLDVGFDLSKVMFITTANLLDPIPPALRDRMEVLELPGYTEEEKIEITFKYLIPRQLEAHGLTPEQFRLTEEAARQLIARYTREAGLRNLEREIAALCRAAGREIVEGLKERVEIDVNDLATYLGPPRFFREAALDRPEPGVATGLAWTPTGGDILFIEVLRMPGKGALKLTGQLGEVMKESAEAALSYIRARAPFLGVEEDFFEGSDLHIHVPAGAIPKDGPSAGLALLAALVSRLAHRPVKKGLAMTGEITLRGDVLPVGGIKNKVLAAHRAGIREIILPAQNAVDLEEIPEAVRKDLIFHPVERMDQALEIAFPPQEQG
- a CDS encoding Hsp20/alpha crystallin family protein, yielding MHRFIKIRILRDLESLEDRARALRQLWPGWPTVPSFRPAADLFETAAGLVLRLEVAGIPPEDLSLSLSGQELVIQGRRRLSPPPGTARILQHEMVTGVFERRFLLPIAVDPEAVEARCLHGVLEVELPRPTARRIRVTVSTADDDQER
- a CDS encoding ABC transporter substrate-binding protein, with the protein product MAKGPQEGGDKTRHPVLRLRAWLYGAALLLAVVAGCTSPPPAPRADTVVLGLTAEPATLNPLFLTDQVSYTVSAWTNPGLVRLTPELKAAPDLAEAWEIRDGGREIRFRLKAGVRWHDGREFRAEDVVFTYELLTSGTLPTPHLSHFGPVREVQALDPQTVVVRYEEVYSSGLESWTFGLLPRPRTPKEREELTHSRTPPGTGPYRVKEWLAGQRLVLEAFPEYHGGPPAIRTLILSIHPDPVTALMELRAGRLDFLEVTPTQYLTLSRGRQGLGPLRLYRCPAGRYGLLGFNCREARLQDPRVRRALSRAIDRQAIINAVWQGWAQPAAGPYPPGAWFSPEAPAAPEYDPEAARQELAALGWTAAGQPPLRLVTHIESRENALTAQIIQSQLQRLGIPVKIETYEWLSFRYRAIARKEFDLVLLHRHYLPDPDLYNVWHSSKTGEGKWNFLSYHNPRVDELLEKARRTLELSARRAMYWQIQEVMREDPPGVFLYHLDSLYLAHQDLKGLRPSLLGLLSDPHTWSWAREP
- a CDS encoding TonB-dependent receptor → MTVIKPEVLLQGLGTTLDGALKRLPGVDVQRLQEVGGALDDDSIRIRGFGARRILVTIDGRPLNTPGTAGGHFIDWTTIPLNNIERIELIKGVSDPRYGNTLGGVINLVTKKPTPQPRFELQTGLARFDTASVNFYHGWRPQSGPFEYAVSGGYASSDGYLYNGRFRIKNLNFYSGLNLPWQGKLFANVQLLSITKGFLVNNRLSKDYDSPLYDSPRNPNFPASDGDIMYGGMGAYPEPGSFWTKERVIFDVNYEQKILQGLFQARFWKNYGQREAYNTRAALGRVFHKTFFDDDSYGFDGRYRHPWGPHTFTLGVDYCRFLDRGDKLFPDDYRYFRPGFVRQNGNYVNSRVLGVYLMDDWKLTDKLILTPGLRYSRLEATPGPAGRAAPDLIRQDLTQEGVSPSLKLTYLLGEDSLAYLSVARALRLATPPEYYWHFTQDSDFADVFSRLPLKKEDGLLLQGGVKYNWRGKTMLGVSPYFYYINDFIHFDLINFVSYNIDRAIIYGIELEASHKLPWGFTVFANYTFQKSRVSGDPLVDRFVVPQDRGFKEVPALPAHKINAGIQYKGKYNEKIALYLSFVSDQKVIYNNNTLFNTDLRVRRQPAYVTLDLEGSVPIRLRGREHVELYGFLHNLTDERYQERFGYRAAPFTVGGGLKLKY